From Synechococcus sp. A10-1-5-1, a single genomic window includes:
- the pstB gene encoding phosphate ABC transporter ATP-binding protein PstB, which produces MNQAVPSSPCLELENVTISYFSNVAVRGVHMQIPRHQVTAFIGPSGCGKSTVLRALNRMNDLIDGCSLQGRVIFDGHDMYSSAVDPVEVRRRIGMVFQKPNPFPKSIYENIAFGARINGYSGDMDELVERSLRKAALWDETKDKLAESGYALSGGQQQRLCIARTIAVEPEVILMDEPCSALDPISTLKIEEMIHELKNSYTIVIVTHNMQQAVRVSDMTGFFNVNSFEDTDAKVGCLEEFADTETIFNAPRQQATQDYVSGRFG; this is translated from the coding sequence ATGAACCAAGCCGTTCCCTCCTCCCCTTGCCTGGAACTGGAGAATGTCACCATTAGTTACTTCTCCAACGTGGCCGTTCGCGGGGTACATATGCAGATCCCTCGGCATCAGGTCACGGCCTTTATCGGTCCATCTGGTTGCGGCAAGAGCACGGTGCTGCGTGCGCTGAACCGCATGAATGATCTGATTGACGGTTGTTCATTGCAGGGGCGGGTGATCTTCGATGGCCACGACATGTATTCGTCTGCCGTTGACCCGGTCGAGGTGCGACGGCGCATCGGCATGGTGTTTCAAAAGCCCAATCCCTTCCCCAAGAGCATCTACGAGAACATTGCTTTTGGTGCACGCATTAATGGCTATTCCGGCGACATGGATGAGCTGGTGGAGCGATCTCTGCGCAAGGCCGCACTTTGGGATGAGACCAAGGACAAGCTGGCCGAAAGTGGCTATGCCCTCTCCGGTGGTCAACAACAGCGCCTCTGCATTGCCCGCACCATTGCTGTGGAACCGGAGGTGATCCTGATGGATGAACCCTGCTCCGCCTTGGACCCTATCTCTACCTTGAAGATCGAAGAGATGATCCATGAGCTGAAGAACAGCTACACGATCGTCATCGTCACCCACAACATGCAACAGGCCGTGCGTGTGAGCGACATGACGGGCTTCTTCAATGTCAACAGCTTTGAGGACACCGACGCCAAAGTGGGCTGTCTGGAGGAATTTGCGGATACCGAAACCATCTTCAATGCACCGCGCCAACAGGCCACCCAGGACTATGTCTCTGGGCGCTTTGGTTGA